CGACCGGCTTGTCGCCGAGGGGACGCTTCTCGCCCATCGGACGCTTTTCGCCGACGGGACGCTTTTCGCCGACGGGTCGCTTGTCGCCGATGGGCCTGTCGCCGACGGGACGCTTGTCGCCCGCTGCAGGTCTGGCCCCGGCTGCGGGCTTGGCGCGCGCTGTCGGCTTGGCGGCCGGGCGCGGCGTCCGCGACGTGTGCGACGTGTTCCTGTGCTTCTGCTTCATGACCCACCTCGGGGGGATGGCGCTGGCTCGCTCACCCCAATCCTGCTATGAATGGCCCTCCAGCGCCAGCCCTGTCCCGCGAGACCCGGGAGCGACAATGGCACGCGTCAAGGATCCAGACCCCCAGCCGACCGCCACCACCCTGCGCATCGGCGTCAGCGCCTGCCTGCTCGGGCAGGAAGTGCGCTTCGATGGCGGCCACAAGCACGACCGCTGGCTGACCGGAACGCTGGCCACCTGGTGCGAGCTGGTGCCGGTGTGCCCCGAGATCGAGGTGGGCATGGGCACCCCCCGCGAGTCGGTGCGGCTGGAGGGCGACGCCGATGCGCCGCGCATGGTGGCGCCGCGCGCTCCGGCGTGGACTGGACCGCGCCGATGAACGACTTGAGCCGGCGGCGGGCGCGGGAAATGGCTGCGGCAGACCTTGACGGGTTCGTCCTCAAGAAGAACTCGCCGAGCTGCGGGCTGTTTCGGGTCAAAGTATACCCCGACCGCGGGATGCCCGCCCGGGGCGGGCGGGGGCTCTTCGCCGCCGCCCTGGTCGCGGCCTGCCCGCTGCTGCCGGTCGAGGAAGAGGGCCGCCTGACCGACCCGCGCCTGCGCGAGAACTTCGTCGAGCGCATCTTCGCCTATCGCCGGGCCAGGCAGGTGTTCAGCGGACGCTGGGCCCGCGGCGCCGTCGTGGCCTTCCACAGTCGCGAGAAATACCTGCTGATGGCCCACAGCCCGCGGCACTACCAGGAGCTCGGCAGGCTCGTGGCGGGCATCGCCCAGGTACCGCCCGCCCGCTTCCGCGACCAGTACCTGGCCCTCTACCTGGAGGCGCTGGCGGTCCTGGCTACCCCGCGGCGGCATGTCAACGCCCTCCAGCACGTGGCCGGACACCTGCGCGGGCAGGTTTCCGACGCCGAGCAGAAGCGCCTCCTGGCGGTCATCGACGACTACGGCCGCGGACTGGTTCCCCTCATCGTCCCGGCGACGCTCCTGCGCCATTACGTCGAGTTGCACGACGTGCCGTACGTGAAGGACCAGGTCTACCTGAACCCCCATCCGCGCGAGTTGATGCTCCGCAACCACGTCTAGGCGGCACCGCGGCAGGGTTGCGGCGATGCGTCACATCGCGATTTCCCGGCGTTGGGACCGATTGCGGGTTGACACATTTTCCAGTTGCCATATTTTCTGCGCGAACTCTGCTGTTCTCTCGCGAATCTTTCGGGTCGCGCGCGGGTAGTCAGGGATCTTCCGGCGGCGGCGTCCCGCCCTTGCCGGTCACGGAGGTACGGTCAGTCCTCACGGAGGCAGACCTTGAGAGAACATACCGCTCGTCTGGATATCCACTCCGGGCTGAGCCGGAGCCTGCAGGAGGTCGATGCGGGAGCTTCTCCCGACGACCCTCCGTCGCTTGCTTCCGAGCCCGAGCCCGTCGAAGCACCCGTCAACATTCCCGCCCAGCCGATCCAGCTCGAACATTTCCTCGCCAAGCGACTGCCCCGCACCGGGCCGCGCACGCGCATGTTCCGTCGCGCGCATTTCCCGGACGTGAAGGACAGCGAGTGGCACGACTGGCGGTGGCAGCTTCGCCATTCGTTCCGAACGACCGAGCAACTTGCACGCGTGCTTGAACTTACCGACGAGGAGCGGACCGCACTGGACCGCTGCGGTTCGCTGCTGCCGGTGGCGGTCACGCCTTACTATATGAGCCTGCTGGGCGCCTTCGACGCCGACTGCGGCCTGCGGCGCACGGTGGTGCCGGTGCAGAACGAGTTCCTGCGCACCCACGGCGAGGCGGACGATCCGCTGGACGAGGACGGGCACAGCCCCGTCCCCGGCCTGGTGCATCGCTACCCCGACCGGGTGCTGTTCCTGGTCCTGGATCGCTGCGCAACCTACTGCCGGTACTGCACGCGCTCGCGTGTGGTCGGCCAGGACGAGCTGCGGCCGAGCCGCGACCGCTGGGAATCGGCGCTGGACTACATCCGCAGCCACCCGGAGATCCGGGACGTGCTGCTGTCCGGCGGCGACCCCCTGACCCTCAGTGACGAGCGCCTGGACTACCTGCTGGGCGAGCTGCGGAAGATCCCGCACGTGCAATTCGTGCGCATCGGCACGAAGGTGCCGGCGGTGCTGCCGCAGCGCATCACCCCGGCCCTGGTCAAGGTGCTGCGGAAGCATCACCCGCTGTGGCTGAGCCTGCACTACCTGCATCCGGACGAGTGCACGCCCGAGTCGACGGCAGCCTGCCGGAGGCTGGCCGACGCCGGCATCCCCCTGGGAAGCCAGACGGTGCTGCTGAAGGGCGTCAACGACGACGTCGGAACCATGAAGGCGCTGATGCACTCGCTGCTGATGATGCGGGTGCGACCCTACTACCTGTACCAGTGCGACCCGATCTCGGGCTCGTCGCACTTCCGCACGACCGTGGCCAGGGGGCTGGAGATCATCCGCGGGCTGCGCGGCTTCACCACCGGCTACGCGGTGCCGACCTACGTGATCGACGCTCCCGGAGGCGGCGGCAAGATCCCGCTGCAGCCGGATTCGGTGGTCGGCTACGAGGGCGGCGACGTGCTGCTGCGCAACTACGAGGGGAACATCCACCGCTATCCGGACGGCCATGTGGCCATGGAGGCGGTGCGGTGAGAATCGGGCTGACCTACGACCTGCGCGACGACTACCTCGCGATGGGCTACGACGAGCTGGAGACGGCCGAGTTCGACCGTGTCTCGACGATCGAAGCCCTGGAGGGCGCGTTGCGCCGGCTGGGCCACCAGACCGACCGGATCGGACACGTGAAGGCGCTGGCGGCCCGACTGGCCGCCGGTGACCGCTGGGAACTGGTCTTCAACATCGCCGAAGGGATGTACGGGATCGGGCGCGAAGCCCAGGTGCCCGCGCTGCTGGACGCCTATGCGATCCCGTACACATTCAGCGATCCGCTGGTCTTGAGCCTGACGCTGCACAAGGGCATGACCAAGCGCGTGCTGCGCGACGGCGGCCTGCCGACGCCGCAGTTCCACGAAGTGGTCGTACCCGCAGACATCGACAAGGTGGACCTGCCGTTCCCGCTGTTCTGCAAACCGCTGGCCGAGGGGACGGGCAAAGGCATCGACGGTGCTTCGGTCGTGCGCACACCGGCGGAACTTCGTGCGACGTGCGAGCGCCTGCTGGCCACCTTCCGGCAGCCGGTGCTGGTGGAGACCTACCTGCCCGGGCGCGAGCTGACCACGGGCATCGTGGGCACCGGCGAGGCGGCGCGCGTGGTCGGCACCATCGAAGTGATCCTGGGCGACAAGGCCGAGGCCGGCGCCTACACCTACACCAACAAGGAACTGTGCGAGGAGCTGGTCGAGTACCGGCTGGTGACCGCGCAGGACCCTGTGGTGCGCGCCGCCGAGGAGATCTCGCTGGCGGCGTGGCGCCTGCTGGGCTGCCGTGACGGCGGCCGTCTGGACCTGCGTTGCGATGCGGACGGCAACCCGCAGCTGATGGAGCTGAACCCGCTGGCGGGCCTGCATCCGGAGCACTCGGACCTGCCCATCATCTGCAACATGGTCGGCCTGCCCTTTGACGAGTTGATCGGCCGCATCGTCGACTCGGCCGCCACGCGGATCGAGCCGACCCACCCGAAGCAGAAGGCGGTCGGCCATGCGGGTGGTCATCCTGCACAACCGCGTGCCGGCGCAGGCGGCGCCTGACGAACTCGACGTCCTGGTCCAGGTGGAGGCGGTCGGCGAGGCGCTGATCGCACTGGGCCACACCGTCGAACCCTGGGGCTGCGACCTCGACCTCGAATCCCTCGCGTTTTCCCTCAGCGGCTCCACGCCCGACCTGGTCTTCAACCTCGTCGAGGGCCTCGACGGCCACGGCAAGCTGATCCATGTGGCGCCCGGCGTGCTCGAGGCGATGCGCGTGCCGATGGCGGGCTGCCCGGCCGAGGCCATCTTCCTGACCTCGCACAAGGTCCTGGCCAAGGGCCTGCTGCGAAGGTCCGGCCTGCCCACACCCGACTGGCTGGGCGAAGGCCTCGCCGACGCCGCTGCCGACCCGGGCCCCGCCGACGCCGATCGCTGGATCGTGAAATCGGTGTGGGAAGACGCCTCGCTGGGCATGGACGACTCGGCCGTCGTGTCCGGCGGGGCCGAGGCTGCCCGCACGGAGCTGCGCAAGCGGGCCGGCCGCACCGGCTCGCCGTGGTTCGCCGAGGCGTTCATCGAGGGCCGCGAGTTCAACCTGGGCCTGCTCGACGGGCCGGACGGCCCGGTGGTGCTGCCGCCGGCCGAGATCGTCTTCAGGGACTTCCCGGCCGGCAAGCCGCACATCGTCGGCTACGCCGCCAAGTGGCATGAGGACTCGTTCGAATACAGCCATACCGTTCGCAGCTTCGACCTGCCGGGCACGGACAGTGCGCTGGCGACGGAATTGACGCGTCAGGCGCTGGCCTGCTGGCGCCTGTTCCGCCTGCGGGGCTGGGCGCGCGTCGATTTCCGCATCGACGCGTCGGGCCGCCCCTTCATCCTGGAAGTGAACGCGAACCCCTGCCTGTCGCCGGACGCGGGATTCGCTGCGGGGCTCGAACGCGCGGGCATCGCCTATCCGGACGCCATCGCGCGCATCGTCGGCTCGGCCATCGGTTGAGCGGCGTGACTGCGGCGCCACGGGCGCCGGCAACCTGGACTTCGGGAGCTTGCCAGCATGGATCACAGTGAACGCACGCACGATCACCCGGAGCACGCCCCGTTCCGTGACCAGGTCACGCCCGGCGACGTGCAGGCGATTGCCGGCCTGGTGCGCGCCACCGGGTACTTCAACGACGAAGAGATCGCCATCGCGGCCGAACTGGCGGCCGAGCGCCTGGAGAAGGGCCCGGCCAGCGGCTACGAGTTCCTGTTCGCGGACGAGGACGGCCGGGTGGTGGGCTACAGCTGCTACGGCCTGGTGCCGTGCTCGAGCGTGAGCTGGGACCTGTACTGGATCGCGGTGCATCCGGGCCAGCAGGGCAGCGGCCTGGGGCGGCGCCTGCTGCGCGAGACGGAGCGGCGCGTGCGCGAGGCAGGCGGGCTGGCGCTGTACGCGGAGACCAGCGGGAAGGCGCAGTACGCCTCGACCCGCGGGTTCTACGAGAAGAGCGGCTACGATACCGCCGGCGTGTTCGAGGACTTCTACGCGCCCGGTGACGCCAAGTACACCTACTGCCGCCGGCTGGACCGCTAGGGCGCCGGGCGGCGCTCAGCCCCCCATCCGGAACAGCACGAAGACATAGGCGATATAGCCCCCCAGCAGCAAACCGCCCTCCAGCCGCGAGATGCGCCCGCCGCTGTGCATCATTGGCAGCAGCGCCAGGGTCGCCAGCAGCATGACCGGCGTATCGCGCAGCGTGATGCTGGCATTGACCGCCTGCGGCGCCACCGTCGCACAGACGCCCACGATCCCGAACGAGTTGAAGATGTTCGAACCGATTACGTTGCCAACGGCGATTTCGGAATCGCCGCGCTTCATCGCCACCAGTGAAGTCACCAGTTCGGGCAGCGACGTTCCGAACGCCACCAGGGTCAGGCCGATGGTGAGTTCCGACCAGCCGATCTGGCGGGCAATGCCGATGGCGGCGTCGACGAAGCCGCTCGAGCCCAGGATCAGCAGCCCAAGGCCCGCGACAACCAGCACGATATCCAGCAGGGTAGAGCTCTTCTTCACGCTGAGCGCGGGCACCATCTCCTCCTCGACGAGCCGCACTTCAGCTGACGGGGCCCGCCGCGCCGAGCGGTAGGCGACCGTAAGGTAGGTCACCAGCAGGGCCAACAGCACGATGCCGACCGGCCGCGGGATGTACCCGGCGAACGGCAGCGCCAGCCACGGCACCACGGCCGCACCGACGGCGACCAGCAGGTCGCGCCGCACAGCGGCGAGCTTCACGCGGATCGGCTTCAGCAGCGCCGTCAGGCCGAGGATGACCCCGATGTTGAAGATATTCGAGCCGACGGCGTTGCCCATGGCCACATCCGCAGATTGGCGCAGGGTGGCGGTGAGGCTGGCTCCCAGCTCGGGCGAGGAGGTGCCGAACCCGACAATGGTCAGGCCGACGAACAGCGACGAGACGCCGGCCCGCAGCGCCAGGCGCGACGAGCCGCGGACCAGGAACTCGGCGCCCAGGGTGATGGCACCCAGCGAGACGAGGATGATCAGGATAGGTTGTAGCAACTGCGGCCTCCGGCGCGCGCGCGCGGCGCGGTCAGGGGTCTGCGAAACGCTCGCACCATGATAAGATGCAGCATCGTTTCGCGCCCCGGTGATTTCCGGCGCAGCGCCACCCTGCGCCCCCGCGAAAGGACCTCCATGGACGACCACCTGTTCACCCCCTTCACGCAGCGCGGCCTGACCCTGCGCAATCGCGTGGTCATGTCGCCCATGTGCCAGTACTCGTCGAACGACGGACTGGCCACCGACTGGCACCTGGCGCACCTCGGCAGCCGCGCCGCGGGCGGCGCCGGCGCCGTCATCGCCGAGGCGGCGGCCGTGCTGCCGGAAGGGCGCATCAGCCCCGACGACCTGGGGATCTGGGACGACCGGCACGTGGAGCCGCTGCGCCGGGTGTTCACCTTCGTGGCGGCGCAAGGCGCGGCGCCGGGCATCCAGCTGGCCCATGCGGGCCGCAAGGCCGGGACCGCGACGCCCTGGCGCGGCGGCGCCCCGCTGGCCGTCGCCGGCGGCGGCTGGACGAACCAGGCGGCGCCCAGCGCCCTGGCATTCACCGACGGTTACCCCGTACCGCAGGCGCTGGACGAGGCGGGTATTGCCGGCGTGATTGCCGCCTTCGCGGCCGCCGCCGGCCGGGCCCTGGCGGCCGGCGCGCAGGTCGTCGAGGTGCACGCCGCGCACGGCTACCTGCTGCACCAGTTCCTGTCGCCGTTGTCGAACCTTCGCAATGACCGCTGGGGCGGCTCGTTCACGAACCGCACGCGCCTGGCGCGCGAGGTGGTCGCCGCCGTGCGCGCCGTCTGGCCGGACCACCTGCCGCTATGGGTACGCATCTCGGCCACCGACTGGGTGGAAGGCGGCTGGAACGAGGACGAGTCGGTGGCCCTGTCCGGCGAGTTGAAGGAGCTGGGCGCCGACCTGGTCGACTGCTCCTCGGGCGGCAACGTTCCGGGCGTCGCGATCCCGGTGGGCCCCGGCTACCAGGTGCGGTTCGCCGGACGAATCAGGCGCGAGGCCGGCGTGGCCACCGGCGCCGTGGGCCTCATCACCGAGCCGGCGCAGGCCGACGCGATCGTGCGTGAAGGCCAGGCCGACGTCGTGCTGCTGGGCCGGGTGCTGCTGCGGGAGCCGCACTGGCCGTTGCGCGCGGCACTGGCGCTCGGCCAGGCGGCGCCGGTGCCGCTGCAGTACCAGCGGGGGTACTAGACCGGATCACGGATTCCAGATGACACCCGGATACGTCGTCTGCGACCACGGGATGTGCCCGCTGTCGGCGAACGAGATCAGCTTGCACGAGCCGTCGGCTTTCACCTGGATGATGGTCAGGCTGCAGTTGGCGATGCTCATGCCCAGCCACGCCTGCGGGTCCACACCCAGGGCGCGGCACACCAGCCAACGGATCACGTTGCCGTGGCAGACGACGATGTCGTGGGCATCGGCTGTACCGGTCGCCGGCACCAGGAGCCGCAGTGCGGCAGCATTCAGCTGCACCTCGCACTCGACGGCCTCGCCGGGCTCGAGTCCATCCATGACGTCCTGCCGGCGCGTCGACGGCGTGCACTCGCGGATGTCGTTCTGCACCAGCGGCGCCAGCTCCGGCATCTGGGCGGCGATGATCGTGGCCGTGCCCCGGGCCCGGGTCAGCGGGCTGGTCTGCAGCGAGGTGAAGACGACCGGCATGGCGTCCAGTCGCGCCGCCACCAGCCGGGCCTGCTCGCGGCCGAGCGCGTCCAGTTCGCAGCCCACCGCTTCGTCGCAGTTCTCGTCGTGGACATATTCCCCGTGGCGGATCAGGTACAGGTTGCGGACGGGCTGGTCGGCGGTCGGCAGCACGGCCGACGCAGGCGTCGCGAGCACGGCGACAAGGAGTGCGGCAAGGGCGAACGCCACCCGGGCGCCGGCAACCTGCTGGTGATGGTGACGGATCATGGCTCGTTCCCTCCGGTTGATGAGGCGGGCGCCAGCCGCAGCAGGAAGCCGCGGCGATCGTGGAAATCGGGCCGCGCGGCCGGATGGACCAGCGCCCACCAGGACAGCGTGCCGTCGGTCGCCTCCAGCACCGCGCTGAGTCCCAGTTCGAGCGGATCGGCAGCCAGCCCCAGCGGCGCCAGCGGCAGGTCGGCCTCCAGGACCAGTTCGCTGCCGGCCCGGGTCACGCGCGGCGCCGCGGCGGCGATCGCCGGCTCAGGGCGCCCACCCTCGCGGTAGCCGTCGAAGCGGTACAGGTTCCAGTGGCCCGACGGCGACAGGTTCCATTCGAGGTAGCCGGGCCGGCCCACGGCCCCCACGAACAGTTCGGCGCAGGTATGTTGCCACAGGCCGTCGCGACGCCCGGGCTGTTCGCCGTCCGTCGCGGGAACCAGCAGCCTGGGGCCGGTCATGGCCACGCGCAAGGCCAGGCTACCGGCGTTGCGTTCGAGCCTGGCCATGACGCGGAACGGCGGCCTGCCGGCCGCCGCGGCGAAGGGTTCCAGGTGCCGCTCCAGCGTCTCCATGGTCGCCAGACTACCGCCCGGACCCGCCAGGGGCTATCGTTTTCCCGTCGCGATCGGGCCGGGCGAACCTCCGCCCGCACTGTCACGGTACGCGCCCCACGCCCTGGAACGGAGACGGAACTCATGCCTTGCCTGCACCAGCGCGCAACCATCACCGCTGTTCTGGTCACAGCCATCCTGGTCTTGGCCTCCCTGGTCTTGGCCTCCCTGGTCTTGGCCACCCTGGCCACTTCCACCGCCGCCCTGGCCGACGAGGGCATGTGGACCTTCGACAACCCGCCCAATGCGCAGCTGCAGGAGCGGTACGGTTTCACCGCAACACCTGGCTGGCTCGAGCGACTGCAACTGTCGTGCGTGCGCATCGGCGGCGGGTCGGGCTCGTTCGTCAGCCCGGACGGCCTGGTGCTGACCAACGCGCACGTGGCTGAAGGCCAACAGCAGAAATTGTCGTCGGCCGATCGCGACTACGTGGCCGACGGCTTCCTGGCCCGCACGCGCGCCCAGGAGCTGCAATGCCCGGACCTGGAAGTGGTCATCCTCCAGTCGTACGAGGACGTGACGGCGCGCGTGCTGGCAGCGCTGCCGGCCGATGCCTCCGGCCCCGGGGCGCCGGCGGCCCGGCAGGCTGCGTGCGCGGCCATCGCCAAGGCCAGTCAGGAAGCGACGGGGCTGCAATCGGACGTGGTGACGCTGTACCACGGCGGCGAGTACTGGCTGTACCGCTATCGCAGCTTCACCGACGTGCGCCTGGTCTTCGCGCCCGAGGCCGACGCCGCCTACTTCGGGGGCGATGACGACAACTTCACGTTCCCGCGTCACGACCTCGACATGGCCCTGTTCCGCGTCTACGAGAACGGCCGACCGCTGGCCAGCCCGGCCTGGTTGCCGCTGAACACGGGCGGCGCGCGCGAGGGCGACCTCGTCTTCGTCCCCGGTCACCCCGGCACCACGGAGCGACTGCTGACGGTTGCCCAGCTGCAGTCCATGCGCGACCACACCTTCCCGCGCGCCGAGAAGTACCTCGACGAGACGATCGCCGCGCTCGAGGCGTACTCCGCCCGCGGGCCCGAGCAGGCGCGCCAGGCCGGCTCCCTGCTGTCGGGCATGAACAACGGCCGCAAGTCGCGCCAGGGCGAATACCGCGGCCTGCTCGACCCGGCCATCTGGTCCCGCAAGGAGCGGGAAGAGGCCGATTTCCGGGCGCGCGTTGCCGGCGACCCCGCGCTGCAGGCCCGCTACGGCAGTGCGTGGGACCTGATCGCGAAGGCCGAGCAGGCTCGCCTGGCCCGGCAGAAGGAGATCGAGGGCCGGACCGTCCCGCGGTTCGGGCTCGCGCGCACGGCCCTGGGACTGGTGCGGTTCGTGGCCGAGTCGCGAAAGCCGGACGGTGAGCGGCTCGAGGGCTATCACGACGCGCAGTTGCGCCGCCAGCGCTTCCGCCTGTTGTCGCCGGCCCCCGTGTATCCGGAACTCGAACAGTACCTTCTGGAGCAGACGCTGAAGCGGGTGGCCAGGGAACTGGATCCCGACGATGTGTTCGCGCGCCTGTCGCTGGACGGCATGTCGCCGGCCGACCGGGCTGCAGCGCTCATCCAGGGCACGAAGCTGGCCGAGCCCGCCATGCGACAGGCGCTGCTCGAAGGCGGTCCGGACGCCGTGGCTGCCAGCACCGATCCCCTGATCGTCATGGCGCGCGCCCTTGATCCGCTGCTGCGCGAACAGGAACTGTGGCAGGAGGAGAACGTCGAGAGCCTGGTCGCAGCGGGCGGCGAGATGCTCGGCGCGGCGCGCTTCGCGGTCTACGGCAGGACGGCGCCGCCCGACGCCACGTTCACCCTGCGCCTGTCCTACGGCGAAGTGAAGGGCTACCCCAGCAATGGGACGCGGGCGCCGGCCATGACCACCTTCCACGGCCTGGTCGACCGCGCCCTGTCGTTCGGCGGGAAGCCTCCCTACGCCCTGACGAAGCGTTTCAGGGAGCGGATGGCCAGGCTGGACCTGGCCACGCCCCTGAATTTCGTCAGCACCTGCGACATCACCGGCGGCAATTCGGGCTCGCCCGTGGTCGACCGGGACGGACGGCTGGTCGGACTGGTCTTTGACGGCAACATCGAGAGCCTGGCCGGCAATTTCGTCTTCGACGACACGGCCAACCGCGCCGTGTCCGTGCACGCGGCCGGCATCGCGATGGCGCTGCGCGACATCTACGATGCGGGCCACCTGCTGCAGGAGATGCAGGGGCACTGACCACGTGCGGCGGTTGGGGCCGAATTGTGGCATCTTGAAGGCCGCGGTCGCCCCGGGGGTGACC
The sequence above is drawn from the bacterium genome and encodes:
- a CDS encoding histidine phosphatase family protein yields the protein MIRHHHQQVAGARVAFALAALLVAVLATPASAVLPTADQPVRNLYLIRHGEYVHDENCDEAVGCELDALGREQARLVAARLDAMPVVFTSLQTSPLTRARGTATIIAAQMPELAPLVQNDIRECTPSTRRQDVMDGLEPGEAVECEVQLNAAALRLLVPATGTADAHDIVVCHGNVIRWLVCRALGVDPQAWLGMSIANCSLTIIQVKADGSCKLISFADSGHIPWSQTTYPGVIWNP
- a CDS encoding DOMON-like domain-containing protein translates to METLERHLEPFAAAAGRPPFRVMARLERNAGSLALRVAMTGPRLLVPATDGEQPGRRDGLWQHTCAELFVGAVGRPGYLEWNLSPSGHWNLYRFDGYREGGRPEPAIAAAAPRVTRAGSELVLEADLPLAPLGLAADPLELGLSAVLEATDGTLSWWALVHPAARPDFHDRRGFLLRLAPASSTGGNEP
- a CDS encoding NADH:flavin oxidoreductase/NADH oxidase, with the translated sequence MDDHLFTPFTQRGLTLRNRVVMSPMCQYSSNDGLATDWHLAHLGSRAAGGAGAVIAEAAAVLPEGRISPDDLGIWDDRHVEPLRRVFTFVAAQGAAPGIQLAHAGRKAGTATPWRGGAPLAVAGGGWTNQAAPSALAFTDGYPVPQALDEAGIAGVIAAFAAAAGRALAAGAQVVEVHAAHGYLLHQFLSPLSNLRNDRWGGSFTNRTRLAREVVAAVRAVWPDHLPLWVRISATDWVEGGWNEDESVALSGELKELGADLVDCSSGGNVPGVAIPVGPGYQVRFAGRIRREAGVATGAVGLITEPAQADAIVREGQADVVLLGRVLLREPHWPLRAALALGQAAPVPLQYQRGY
- a CDS encoding calcium/sodium antiporter: MLQPILIILVSLGAITLGAEFLVRGSSRLALRAGVSSLFVGLTIVGFGTSSPELGASLTATLRQSADVAMGNAVGSNIFNIGVILGLTALLKPIRVKLAAVRRDLLVAVGAAVVPWLALPFAGYIPRPVGIVLLALLVTYLTVAYRSARRAPSAEVRLVEEEMVPALSVKKSSTLLDIVLVVAGLGLLILGSSGFVDAAIGIARQIGWSELTIGLTLVAFGTSLPELVTSLVAMKRGDSEIAVGNVIGSNIFNSFGIVGVCATVAPQAVNASITLRDTPVMLLATLALLPMMHSGGRISRLEGGLLLGGYIAYVFVLFRMGG
- a CDS encoding KamA family radical SAM protein — encoded protein: MFRRAHFPDVKDSEWHDWRWQLRHSFRTTEQLARVLELTDEERTALDRCGSLLPVAVTPYYMSLLGAFDADCGLRRTVVPVQNEFLRTHGEADDPLDEDGHSPVPGLVHRYPDRVLFLVLDRCATYCRYCTRSRVVGQDELRPSRDRWESALDYIRSHPEIRDVLLSGGDPLTLSDERLDYLLGELRKIPHVQFVRIGTKVPAVLPQRITPALVKVLRKHHPLWLSLHYLHPDECTPESTAACRRLADAGIPLGSQTVLLKGVNDDVGTMKALMHSLLMMRVRPYYLYQCDPISGSSHFRTTVARGLEIIRGLRGFTTGYAVPTYVIDAPGGGGKIPLQPDSVVGYEGGDVLLRNYEGNIHRYPDGHVAMEAVR
- a CDS encoding D-alanine--D-alanine ligase — encoded protein: MRVVILHNRVPAQAAPDELDVLVQVEAVGEALIALGHTVEPWGCDLDLESLAFSLSGSTPDLVFNLVEGLDGHGKLIHVAPGVLEAMRVPMAGCPAEAIFLTSHKVLAKGLLRRSGLPTPDWLGEGLADAAADPGPADADRWIVKSVWEDASLGMDDSAVVSGGAEAARTELRKRAGRTGSPWFAEAFIEGREFNLGLLDGPDGPVVLPPAEIVFRDFPAGKPHIVGYAAKWHEDSFEYSHTVRSFDLPGTDSALATELTRQALACWRLFRLRGWARVDFRIDASGRPFILEVNANPCLSPDAGFAAGLERAGIAYPDAIARIVGSAIG
- a CDS encoding D-alanine--D-alanine ligase, producing MRIGLTYDLRDDYLAMGYDELETAEFDRVSTIEALEGALRRLGHQTDRIGHVKALAARLAAGDRWELVFNIAEGMYGIGREAQVPALLDAYAIPYTFSDPLVLSLTLHKGMTKRVLRDGGLPTPQFHEVVVPADIDKVDLPFPLFCKPLAEGTGKGIDGASVVRTPAELRATCERLLATFRQPVLVETYLPGRELTTGIVGTGEAARVVGTIEVILGDKAEAGAYTYTNKELCEELVEYRLVTAQDPVVRAAEEISLAAWRLLGCRDGGRLDLRCDADGNPQLMELNPLAGLHPEHSDLPIICNMVGLPFDELIGRIVDSAATRIEPTHPKQKAVGHAGGHPAQPRAGAGGA
- a CDS encoding S46 family peptidase — protein: MPCLHQRATITAVLVTAILVLASLVLASLVLATLATSTAALADEGMWTFDNPPNAQLQERYGFTATPGWLERLQLSCVRIGGGSGSFVSPDGLVLTNAHVAEGQQQKLSSADRDYVADGFLARTRAQELQCPDLEVVILQSYEDVTARVLAALPADASGPGAPAARQAACAAIAKASQEATGLQSDVVTLYHGGEYWLYRYRSFTDVRLVFAPEADAAYFGGDDDNFTFPRHDLDMALFRVYENGRPLASPAWLPLNTGGAREGDLVFVPGHPGTTERLLTVAQLQSMRDHTFPRAEKYLDETIAALEAYSARGPEQARQAGSLLSGMNNGRKSRQGEYRGLLDPAIWSRKEREEADFRARVAGDPALQARYGSAWDLIAKAEQARLARQKEIEGRTVPRFGLARTALGLVRFVAESRKPDGERLEGYHDAQLRRQRFRLLSPAPVYPELEQYLLEQTLKRVARELDPDDVFARLSLDGMSPADRAAALIQGTKLAEPAMRQALLEGGPDAVAASTDPLIVMARALDPLLREQELWQEENVESLVAAGGEMLGAARFAVYGRTAPPDATFTLRLSYGEVKGYPSNGTRAPAMTTFHGLVDRALSFGGKPPYALTKRFRERMARLDLATPLNFVSTCDITGGNSGSPVVDRDGRLVGLVFDGNIESLAGNFVFDDTANRAVSVHAAGIAMALRDIYDAGHLLQEMQGH
- a CDS encoding GNAT family N-acetyltransferase; the encoded protein is MDHSERTHDHPEHAPFRDQVTPGDVQAIAGLVRATGYFNDEEIAIAAELAAERLEKGPASGYEFLFADEDGRVVGYSCYGLVPCSSVSWDLYWIAVHPGQQGSGLGRRLLRETERRVREAGGLALYAETSGKAQYASTRGFYEKSGYDTAGVFEDFYAPGDAKYTYCRRLDR